In one Streptomyces sp. NBC_00597 genomic region, the following are encoded:
- a CDS encoding aldolase: MGQQEKVAKSLAGAVSEGISASLAPVDAELARHYPGDPGTRQPVHTVYVPGDVFAADTIRSWGDQALAALDEHAPDAATFAKVLGISDELAGPVYDRVRAKLEREPIEDLRVDFEDGFGVRSDEEEDQAAARAARLVSEAFANGTNAPYMGVRMKCMESNVRDRGIRTTDVFLSGLLEHGGLPDGLVLTLPKVTYAEQVSAFVKLLEAFETTRGLRPGRIGFEIQIETSQSILASDGTATVARMIEASKGRATGLHYGTFDYSACVGVSAAYQSSDHPAADHAKAIMQVAAAGTGVRVSDGSTNVKPVGTTEQVHEAWKLHYGLTRRALARAYYQGWDMHPGHLPTRYAAVFTFYREGLEAAAARLKAYVAKIEGDVMDEPATAKALAGYLVRGLDCGAVGTDEVTALTGLTRAELDAFAIPRRSATLTATA, encoded by the coding sequence ATGGGTCAGCAGGAGAAGGTGGCGAAGAGCCTCGCAGGCGCGGTCAGCGAGGGCATCAGCGCCTCCCTCGCGCCGGTGGACGCGGAGCTCGCGCGCCACTACCCGGGCGACCCCGGCACCCGCCAGCCCGTTCACACCGTCTACGTCCCCGGCGACGTCTTCGCGGCCGACACCATCCGCTCCTGGGGCGACCAGGCCCTCGCGGCCCTCGACGAGCACGCACCGGACGCCGCCACCTTCGCCAAGGTCCTCGGCATCTCCGACGAGCTCGCAGGGCCCGTCTACGACCGCGTCCGCGCCAAGCTGGAGCGCGAGCCCATCGAGGACCTCCGCGTCGACTTCGAGGACGGCTTCGGGGTCCGCTCCGACGAGGAGGAGGACCAGGCGGCCGCCCGCGCCGCCCGCCTCGTCTCCGAAGCCTTCGCGAACGGCACGAACGCCCCGTACATGGGCGTCCGCATGAAGTGCATGGAGTCCAACGTCCGCGACCGCGGCATCCGCACCACCGACGTCTTCCTGTCCGGGCTGCTGGAGCACGGCGGCCTGCCCGACGGGCTGGTCCTCACCCTCCCGAAGGTCACGTACGCGGAGCAGGTCAGCGCCTTCGTCAAGCTGCTGGAGGCCTTCGAGACCACCCGCGGCCTGCGGCCGGGCCGGATCGGCTTCGAGATCCAGATCGAGACCAGCCAGTCGATCCTCGCCTCCGACGGCACCGCGACCGTCGCCCGGATGATCGAGGCCTCCAAGGGCCGCGCCACCGGCCTGCACTACGGCACCTTCGACTACAGCGCCTGCGTCGGAGTCTCCGCCGCCTACCAGTCCAGCGACCACCCGGCCGCCGACCACGCCAAGGCGATCATGCAGGTCGCGGCCGCCGGCACGGGCGTACGCGTCTCCGACGGCTCGACCAACGTCAAGCCGGTCGGCACCACCGAGCAGGTCCACGAGGCCTGGAAGCTGCACTACGGCCTCACCCGCCGGGCCCTGGCCCGTGCCTACTACCAGGGCTGGGACATGCACCCCGGCCACCTCCCGACCCGCTACGCGGCGGTCTTCACCTTCTACCGCGAGGGCCTCGAAGCCGCCGCCGCGCGGCTCAAGGCGTACGTCGCGAAGATCGAGGGCGACGTGATGGACGAGCCGGCCACGGCCAAGGCCCTGGCCGGCTACCTGGTCCGCGGCCTGGACTGCGGCGCGGTCGGCACGGACGAGGTCACCGCCCTGACCGGCCTGACCCGCGCCGAGCTGGACGCCTTCGCGATCCCGCGCCGCTCGGCGACGCTGACGGCGACCGCCTGA